In Aegilops tauschii subsp. strangulata cultivar AL8/78 chromosome 3, Aet v6.0, whole genome shotgun sequence, one genomic interval encodes:
- the LOC109760585 gene encoding protein ABCI7, chloroplastic, whose protein sequence is MSPPSLCAAPPRAGPPPPPLLRLRRRAASSVAASRAAAPSVSDDLVLRIAEQLEDAAPSSPLLDPLRSASALSLLTTPWPTRRSNEAFRFTDISYLRSLPISTPTRTPGLAPPPPPSDLESHVLFSDGRLVAASGAHVSALADMPPGHARDRAAAAVAASARFSHRDIFYDFNAVGASDVAVVYVPEWAKMADDPVHIMFAYSGSDGASLMMSNPRVLVIAEKGAEVAIVEEHFGVGEEDGGCYWANPVVDIIVEEGARVVHSYVQRQSPAAAHTKWTTVQQNTSSKYEFVEVSTGARLNRHNLHIQQLGPETETELSTFHLTSQNKQIHDLHSRLILDHPRGFSRQLHKLIACGTGNGIFDGNIQVNRYAQQTDAGQQTKCLLLSPKAVVNVKPNLQIIADDVKCTHGAAISGDLDPNELFYFQARGVDAKTATDALLFSFGAQVINRIPFKAIEKKALAQLKELLAVSRQNN, encoded by the exons ATGTCGCCGCCGTCGCTCTGCGCCGCCCCTCCCCGCGCCGGCCCGCCCCCGCCCCCTCtcctgcgcctccgccgccgcgcggCCTCCTCCGTCGCCGCGTCGCGCGCGGCGGCCCCGTCCGTCTCCGACGACCTGGTCCTCCGCATCGCGGAGCAGCTGGAGGACGCGGCGCCGTCCTCGCCGCTGCTCGACCCGCTGCGCTCCGCCTCCGCGCTCTCCCTCCTCACCACGCCCTGGCCCACCCGCCGCTCCAACGAGGCCTTCCGCTTCACCGACATCTCCTACCTCCGCTCGCTCCCCATCTCGACGCCCACCCGGACCCCcggcctcgcgccgccgccgccgccctccgacCTGGAGTCGCACGTCCTCTTCTCCGACGGCCGCCTCGTCGCCGCCTCCGGCGCCCACGTCTCCGCCCTCGCGGACATGCCCCCCGGCCACGCCAGGGACCGggcggccgccgccgtcgccgcctccgCGCGGTTCTCCCACCGGGACATCTTCTACGACTTCAACGCCGTCGGCGCGAGCGACGTCGCCGTGGTGTACGTGCCCGAGTGGGCCAAGATGGCCGACGACCCCGTCCACATCATGTTCGCCTACAGCGGCAGCGACGGTGCCAGTCTGATGATGTCGAACCCcagggttctggtgattgcgGAGAAGGGGGCGGAGGTCGCCATCGTCGAGGAGCATTTCGGGGTTGGGGAAGAGGACGGTGGGTGCTATTGGGCTAACCCGGTGGTGGACATCATCGTGGAGGAGGGTGCTAGAGTGGTTCATTCCTATGTGCAGCGACAGTCACCCGCCGCCGCGCATACCAAGTGGACCACCGTCCAGCAG aaTACATCTAGTAAATATGAGTTCGTTGAGGTCAGCACCGGAGCAAGACTGAACAGGCACAATCTTCACATCCAGCAATTGGGTCCTGAGACAGAAACAGAACTATCAACGTTTCACTTAACATCTCAGAATAAGCAGATTCATGATCTGCATAGCAGACTAATACTTGATCACCCGAGAGGTTTTTCACGACAGCTCCACAAATTGATTGCTTGTGGTACAGGAAATGGTATTTTTGATGGAAATATTCAAGTCAACAG GTATGCGCAGCAAACCGATGCAGGGCAGCAAACCAAGTGTCTTCTGCTCTCACCAAAGGCTGTCGTGAATGTGAAGCCAAACCTTCAGATCATCGCCGACGATGTCAAATGCACGCACGGAGCTGCCATCAGCGGTGACCTCGACCCGAACGAGCTCTTCTACTTCCAGGCGAGAGGCGTCGACGCCAAAACGGCGACCGACGCCCTGCTTTTCTCGTTTGGAGCCCAGGTGATAAACCGCATCCCGTTTAAGGCCATCGAGAAGAAGGCTCTAGCACAGCTCAAGGAGTTGCTCGCCGTGTCAAGACAAAACAATTGA